In Corylus avellana chromosome ca2, CavTom2PMs-1.0, the following proteins share a genomic window:
- the LOC132172845 gene encoding uncharacterized protein LOC132172845 — MGRPASTIEVPERRHRSNGRYTPDSDYIRHRRSPSYDVYDRHDNHQRRRLRSPDRSPSPNPRRSPRPNKALDDALPKRFGRPYLDRDHRNGTRSDSESDEELKGLTYEEYRRLKRQKMRKALKHCIWNVTPSPPRDENDELEETEEEKAEEISDKYGGDSGGKSDSSFKEKEKEKESNRKRKSDSESEESETESESDDSRSRRKRKSSISKRRNRKYESVESESETESEEDRKHRKKSRKRSNRSSRRSKRSSSSKRRRRKRSRHSSDPDEIEENSDASDRVRSKKKRSLSANSDSEVEEMSKAKAEEAKMIAEIDVEALRFKEMIEAQKKPPPALDNEQVVGPMPLPRAEGHISYGGALRPGEGDAIAQYVQQGKRIPRRGEVGLSADEIQKFETLGYVMSGSRHQRMNAIRIRKENQVYSAEDKRALAMFNYEEKAKREHKVMADLQRLVQRHIGQDVGPTHDPFGAKASSDVADA; from the coding sequence ATGGGAAGGCCAGCATCCACGATCGAAGTCCCCGAGAGACGACATCGTTCCAACGGCCGGTACACACCGGACTCCGACTACATCCGTCACCGGCGCAGCCCCAGCTATGACGTCTACGACCGCCACGATAACCACCAGCGCCGCCGGCTCCGCTCTCCCGACAGAAGCCCAAGCCCAAACCCTAGACGAAGCCCTAGGCCCAACAAAGCCTTGGACGACGCGTTGCCCAAGCGATTCGGCCGGCCTTACCTCGACCGCGACCACCGGAACGGGACCCGCTCGGACTCGGAGTCCGACGAGGAACTAAAGGGCCTGACCTATGAAGAGTACCGGAGGCTCAAAAGGCAGAAGATGCGGAAGGCACTGAAGCATTGTATTTGGAACGTGACGCCGAGCCCGCCGAGGGACGAAAACGATGAGTTGGAGGAGACGGAGGAGGAGAAAGCCGAGGAGATCTCGGACAAGTACGGTGGAGATAGCGGGGGCAAGAGCGATTCGAgtttcaaagagaaagagaaagaaaaagagagtaaTCGGAAAAGGAAATCCGACTCCGAGTCTGAAGAATCGGAGACCGAGTCTGAATCCGATGATTCCCGGTCgagaaggaagaggaaaagTTCGATTTCTAAGCGTAGAAATAGAAAATACGAATCGGTCGAGAGCGAGAGCGAGACTGAATCTGAGGAAGATCGAAAGCATAGAAAGAAATCAAGGAAAAGGAGTAATCGCAGTAGTAGGAGGAGCAAGAGAAGTAGTAGtagtaaaagaagaagaagaaaaaggagtaGGCATAGCAGCGATCCAGACGAGATCGAGGAGAATTCTGATGCGAGTGATCGAGTCAGGTCGAAGAAAAAGCGGTCTTTGAGCGCGAATTCTGATTCTGAGGTTGAAGAAATGAGTAAGGCGAAGGCAGAGGAGGCAAAAATGATTGCCGAAATCGATGTAGAGGCATTGCGGTTTAAGGAAATGATTGAGGCGCAGAAGAAGCCACCGCCGGCTTTGGATAACGAACAGGTGGTTGGGCCAATGCCGCTGCCAAGAGCCGAAGGGCATATTAGCTACGGTGGGGCGCTTAGGCCCGGAGAAGGTGATGCCATTGCGCAGTATGTGCAGCAAGGGAAGCGTATCCCAAGAAGAGGTGAGGTCGGTCTGTCTGCGGACGAGATTCAGAAGTTTGAGACTCTGGGGTATGTGATGAGTGGTAGTAGGCACCAGAGGATGAATGCCATTCGTATTAGGAAGGAAAACCAGGTTTATAGTGCCGAGGATAAGAGGGCATTGGCGATGTTTAATTACGAAGAGAAGGCGAAGCGCGAGCACAAGGTTATGGCTGATTTGCAGCGGTTAGTGCAGCGTCATATAGGGCAGGATGTCGGTCCTACTCATGATCCCTTTGGTGCAAAGGCCTCATCAGATGTTGCTGATGCTTGA